The Litchfieldia alkalitelluris genome has a window encoding:
- a CDS encoding YkvI family membrane protein, with amino-acid sequence MIGKKKEILQVAAVYVGTVVGAGFATGREIVEFFTQYGFFGLLGILISGFLFMWLGTKMMIISRQIRAESYKEFNEYLFGRKVALVVNMFMLIVLIGVTSVMLSGAGAVFHEQMGLSFQFGVIITMILAICVLSFGVKGLFSVNTFVVPLLIIFSTLLAVKVLVSGNSIAFLEVNSNHQYKWLISPFTYTAFNLAMAQAVLVPLAKEVKHDSSIIWGGILGGAALGLILFTSHISLSSLPNIVQYEIPMAEVMKGVFLSIHWFYIIIIYGEIFTSVIGDIFGLQRQVKQLIRIPNIIIVIVILIIAYSISLLGYGSLISILYPIFGYMSLALLVLLMIPKDQLDKRYYK; translated from the coding sequence GGAAAGAAAAAGGAGATATTACAGGTAGCAGCAGTTTATGTAGGGACAGTAGTAGGGGCAGGTTTCGCTACAGGGAGAGAAATTGTGGAATTCTTCACTCAATATGGTTTCTTTGGTTTATTAGGAATCTTGATAAGCGGATTTCTATTTATGTGGCTTGGAACGAAGATGATGATTATTTCAAGACAAATCCGTGCAGAATCATATAAAGAATTTAACGAGTATTTATTTGGAAGAAAAGTAGCATTGGTAGTTAATATGTTCATGCTCATAGTGCTAATTGGTGTAACTTCCGTCATGTTATCAGGTGCTGGTGCAGTTTTTCATGAACAGATGGGGTTGTCATTTCAGTTTGGAGTAATTATAACGATGATTCTCGCAATTTGTGTATTATCATTTGGGGTAAAAGGTTTATTCAGTGTAAATACATTTGTTGTTCCTTTACTCATTATTTTTAGTACACTCTTAGCAGTTAAAGTTTTAGTATCTGGTAATTCAATAGCTTTTTTAGAAGTGAATTCAAATCATCAATATAAATGGCTCATATCTCCATTTACATACACAGCTTTTAACTTGGCAATGGCACAAGCAGTGTTAGTGCCATTGGCCAAGGAAGTTAAGCATGATTCAAGTATTATTTGGGGAGGGATTTTAGGAGGAGCCGCACTTGGTCTTATACTATTTACAAGTCATATCTCGCTTTCATCCCTTCCAAATATTGTGCAATATGAAATACCGATGGCAGAGGTGATGAAGGGTGTTTTCTTATCAATACATTGGTTTTATATCATTATTATTTATGGGGAAATTTTCACATCTGTTATTGGTGACATTTTCGGACTACAACGCCAAGTAAAACAATTAATTAGAATACCGAATATCATCATCGTTATTGTTATTTTAATTATTGCATATAGCATTAGTTTGTTAGGGTATGGTTCTTTGATTTCAATTCTATATCCAATCTTTGGTTATATGAGTTTGGCATTGTTAGTTTTATTGATGATTCCGAAAGATCAGTTGGATAAAAGGTATTATAAATAG